The Candidatus Paceibacterota bacterium nucleotide sequence CCCTTTTTGCTAGCTATGCCACGTCCTTGGGTCTTGATATCAATAAATTTAATGCGGACCTAAAAAGCGCAGCCAACAAAGCTACGGTAGATCAGGACACCGCTGATGGAAACGCCCTCGGGGTTGACCGGACCCCTTCACTTTTTATCGATGGAACCTTGGTCACTGGGGCCATAAGCTATGAAACACTGACTTCGCTCATTGACGCAGAGCTAGCAAAAAATAAATAAAAAAATAGTATACTAAAGGTTACTATTATGTTCCAGACCATACTACATTTTTTAAACCCTGAGTATATTATTGGTCTTTTTGGTGTCTTGGGGGTCTGGCTCGCAATTTTTATGGAGTCTGGGATTCTGCTAGGGATTGTCCTTCCTGGCGATTCTCTGCTCTTTACGGCTGGACTTTTAGCTTCTCAGGGATTGCTTCAAATTTGGCCCTTAGTAATTGGAAGTATCGCAGCCGCCATCATCGGAGATTCTGTAGGATATAGCATTGGTAAAAAAGCGGGAAAAGTCCTATTTGAAAGAAAAGAAACTTTCTATTTTCGCAAAGAGTACGTAGATCGGGCTCATGTTTTTTTTGAAAAATATGGTGCACGAGCCGTCCTCTTGGCTCGCTTTGTCCCAATTGTAAGAACGCTGATTCCCCCACTCGCGGGCATCAGCTCCATGCCCTACAAAACTTTTATCAGATGGAATGTCCTTGGAGGGATTATTTGGACGGCTGGAGTCTCTCTCATAGGCTACACCCTTGGATCTACCATCCCAGGCATTGATCATTACATCACTCCTATCATTCTAGTTATTATTCTTGTCTCATTTATTCCTGCCATCATTTCATTTTATCCCAAAAAAGAAAACCGCCGCTAGCAAGAATTCGTCCGTGCTCCGGGAATGTACTGACTATTTATACTTTATGAAATATCCACTTTCTCCGGTTCTGGCACAACAATCTTGTCTTTTTTAATGCGAGAGAAGCGAACTTGCAAAGACTGAATCAATTCTTCCAACTCTGGATTTCTGAGGAGCTTCAAGATGAATAGGCCCACTGCGATGCCAAAAACCCCGCCAGTAAGGCCCTGTGAGAAAACGCCCATGAGTGTGTCGTCGTTAAACCACGGAGCCGAAATACCCAGTCCAATATAGGCTGCAAACCCCATAATTACAGCCCCGGCAAAACTGTGGAAAAATGTCACCGTCAAAGGTTTGGCTGACGAAGAAAAATCCTTGGCAAACATAAACCAAAAGACGATGGCGTTTATGATAGTCCCTATCGAAAAGCCAAGCGGCAGCATAAGCACAATAGACCCTGGAATATGCTCAATTTTAAATAAACTTTCAATAAAAAAGGCGAAAACCGGTACGTCCGTAAAAAGCTTCATAAAAACATACGGCAGTGTAATCGTCAAAACAGAGGATATGAGGTTGACCATCAAGGGTTTGGTAGTTTTTCCGGCGGCGTAATAAGCTCGAATAAAAAGAATCTCTAGCCCTTGAGCCACCAAAGAAACCGTAAAGAGAGCCAGGCAGGCAGCCGTTAGACGGGTGTCGTTCCAACTGAAATGTCCCGAACCCAAAATGACACGTACAATCTGGGCTCTTAAAACCACGAACAGGGCTGTGACCGGCAAGGAGAGAAAGATGATCTGACGAGCAGCCACATTCATATGTTCCAGAAATTTTTCTCTCTCACCTCTACAAAAAAGAGCCGACAATGTTGGGAAGGCGGCAGAAGCATAACTCACTCCTATGATAGCCAGGGGTACCGACTGGAGATTGAGGGAAAAATTGAAAACAGCAATAGAACCACTACTCATGAGCGAGGCAAAAGAAGTGATAAAGATGGATTCTATACTGACAGCAGACAGAGTTATCGTGCGGGGAACGGACAACATCATGATTTTGAATAATTTCTTCCTATCAAATTTTAGCCTGAAGCGCGGAACAAAACCCTTTTGCCAAACAAAAGGAATTTGAATTAAAAAATGCGCGATTCCCCCGAGAACCACTCCGGCCACAACGCCCTTGATCCCATAGTACGGGGACAAAAAAATAATGCCAAAAATGATCATGGCATTGTAAAAGACAGGACTGAGAGCGTAAATAAAAAATCGCTTGTACATTTGGGTGACAATGCCAAGCAGATTTGAAATACCTAGACAGATTGGCTGGATGAGTAAAATGCGAGACAAGCTAGCCACATCAGCCGCTTCTTTGAGGCTAGCCCCTGGTAAAAGAATGTTCGTCAATTTGGGAAGAAAAATATAGGCAATGACACTGACCACTATCATCATGATCATAAAGCTAGTAAAAAGAGCGTCAAAAAAATCTTTGGTTTCCTCTTTTTTATCCTCTATCATCCCTGAAAAAAAAGGAATTAAAACTGAAATGGAAACCAAGGAAGCGATGGAAAGATAGATCAGATCCGGTACCCGGAAAGCTGCGTAGTATACATCCAAAGTCTGGCCAGCTCCGAAATTGTGAGCGAGCAAACGATCTCGAATCAAAGCCAAAAACTGAGAGGCCAACGCAAAAAAACCGAGGAGAAAAGCGGCTTGATGCACGCCGCTTATTTCTTTATTTAAAGTTTTAAAAATGTTCCTGACCATGTTTTAGAAGAAGAGGATATTGTACTCGTTAGTATAGCAAAAAAGGCTGTTTTAGACATGTTTTGACCCTTGCTTTAATATAAAAAATGTGGTTAGATTGGGTTGTTGCATATCAGACAGTCGCTCGTATTGCTGGATCATTTTTTGGTTTTAAGGAATATGAGAGGAAAGTCCGAACACTCCCCTTTTCACTTCGGTGAATTGGGAGACGAGTAGCGGGTAACTCCCGCACGGAGCAATCCGCGAGGTGCGAGCAGAGACGCCGGGATCGAAAGTGAACGGCACCCAAAAGTTTAAGAAAATTTATTTTCCTAAACTTTTGGGTGAGCCCTTCCGAAATGAAGGGGTGAAACGGCAAAATCCTTACCCGAGTGCAAGGCCGTGCTTGTGTGCGCCGCTTCGGTGGTGTGTGCAAGAGTGCCGCTTGATGTACCGAGCAATCGGCTACACAGATAAATGACTGTCGGCAAGACGCAAGTCTTGTTACAGAATTCGGCTTATAGGTATACAACAACATCAAAATAGCTAGAAGTACTTTCCGGAGCACGGATAAATCTTTGCTAAGATTTTCCTCGAGCTCGCGCCGTCGCGCTCGCTAGTCTCCGTCAAGTACTTCTAGCTATTTTGCTAGTTACTGTTTATTGGATTATCTCCAAATACTGAGAATGAGGCCGAAGATAATGAACATGACGAGCTGGTAGCCTGCCTGGATCAAAAAACGGCTCCATTTTATTTTTTTAGAGTCGTTGTTCCACATTGAGGCTCCAGCGACTGTTGGCATGACAAAAGCCAACCAAATCAAGAAAGCATTTTGAACGCCTGAAAAATTCCTGAACGTGTTTACATAAAAAGCAAGAATAAAGACCTGTAATAAAGTTAAAACAAACTGAATAATATAAAGCTTCATGGACGCCTTCTGCATTTTTTTGCGTTCCTCAATATCTCCAGCATCACGAACAGCAATTTTCATCCATTTTTTGCCAAAGAGCGGCCCATACCATACCCCTCCTACCACCATCGCAATCACCGCACAAACAAGGACAATAAGTAATGTCATAATTTTAATTTAAGAATATCTTTAATAATTATTTTATTCATCTACCAAGGTATCTAAAAAATTTAACTTTTGATCTATTTCACCTACTAAAAGCTCATCTCCTGACCGCACGGCCTCTCTCCTACTTTCATGAAGGAGGTCGTGGGCCCTTTTATAATACTGTGCAACAACAAGTATATCAAATGCCTCGAGTGGAATTCTAAATTTATCTACCTCAGGTTTATCCCCTTCTCTTGCAATCCAAATATATACTTCATTTATTGTATTTTCTTCGACGGGTGCATTTTCCAAAAAACCAACCAGCATCTCCTTTGTCATTGCAGGCCCTTCTAGATTCTCGTATTTATTGAACATACAATAATGTTACTACACAAAAGCAGAGAATAAAAATAGACAAAATAAAATTCCACAAGTACTTGAAGGGACGTCGCGGAGGACGACGGTCCGAGCGACACCAAAATCTTAGCAAAGATTTATGGGTGTCCCTGAAAGTACTTGTGGAATTTTATTTTGTCTATTTCTGCTCTTGCGCACTCATTGCCGACACCGCTGCGTCTTCAATCTCACAGACCCCACCGGCACAAGCAAGCTCTTTTTTAACATCCGTATTATCTACTTTTTCGTAAGCCACGATTTTTGAGAAATCAAGCTTGTCATATCGTTTCATGAGTTCTTTATACTGCTTTTCTGTAATCTCTTCATAAGGAGCAAGCTGGTACACATGGTTTGATCTAGGCAAGAATGAAAGGCCTCCGATAATGTCCCAGTTGGCGTAGAGCCAGTTGGCCACTGCAATCCATTCATCTTCTCCAATGGAGACAGTCACCGATGGATTGTGCTCTGTGTAATTTAGCTTGACTACTTTCCAAAACTCAAGCTGCTCGATAGCCGACATGTCATCTTTAAAAATACTTCCTTTGGGAGATTGGACAGGAAAATCTACGACATAGGTAGTAGCATTATCCATGTTTTGCCCAATTTCTGCATGGTAAGGAACCCCTTGATCTTTCAACATTTTAAAGACAGCATCCGTAGCAGAGATGCGCACACGACGAATATAGTACTGAGAGTGTCGAGGGTGCATACCTGATGAACAGTCTACTGTCTGAGAAAGATTGCCTGAAGGTTTTACAGTAGTAATAGCGGCAGACGGGTTGATACCAAAACGCTTTGCATAAATCTTGTTTACATTGATAGCCTCTGCACGGAGAGCTCGAAGAACTTCTGGCTTGCGAGCAGTTGGGCTATCCCACATACCCGTAATAGACACGCCGAGTAACCTTTCAGCCTCACAATTCTTTTTCCATTCAGGAGAAAGATAAATAAAATTGCTAAATGTCGCCTGATACGTACCCAGAATGGTAGCGATGCGAATCTTGCGCATGAGATCCTTTTCGGTGTCAGTGTGTCGAGCTACAATCTCAGAAAGGTTGCAGAACTGCTTGGGTCGAAGAATGATTTCGCCGCAAGGATTGGTCCCAAATTTGTTTATATATTCCCCAGCCATAGCCACACGTCGAGCTGGCATAGAAGTAGGCAACCCTCCACGGTTGAAAATACCTCTCTCGCCAGATCCGCTCTTGACCAAAGAGATCCACTCTTCTAAGAACTCAGTGTTAGTTGGCTTTTTGGTGTAGACTGCCGAGTTGTTGGCCAAAGAGCGTTGAGGTTCTGAGATATAAAACTGACCTTTTTTAGCATCTCGTATCTTTTCATCGTCTAAATCAGACAAAGAAATAAGAGCTGTACGGCGAACTCCTCCAGAAACCACCCCCATACCGATCATGCAAACAATATCGTGTACGTCTAGGTTGGAAAGGTGCTGTCCTTGGCGAGCCAAGATCTTTGATCTAGTAAAATCATGAATCTGGCGCAAAGGATCTGGACCAGAGCTTTTGCCCCCAGTCGTCTTGAGACGAGCCCCTGCTGGTCGAAGCAATGAATAGTCGAATTTGACATCATTACCCATGAACCATTGTTCCATACCAAAAGCAAA carries:
- a CDS encoding DedA family protein, producing the protein MFQTILHFLNPEYIIGLFGVLGVWLAIFMESGILLGIVLPGDSLLFTAGLLASQGLLQIWPLVIGSIAAAIIGDSVGYSIGKKAGKVLFERKETFYFRKEYVDRAHVFFEKYGARAVLLARFVPIVRTLIPPLAGISSMPYKTFIRWNVLGGIIWTAGVSLIGYTLGSTIPGIDHYITPIILVIILVSFIPAIISFYPKKENRR
- a CDS encoding lipid II flippase MurJ; this translates as MVRNIFKTLNKEISGVHQAAFLLGFFALASQFLALIRDRLLAHNFGAGQTLDVYYAAFRVPDLIYLSIASLVSISVLIPFFSGMIEDKKEETKDFFDALFTSFMIMMIVVSVIAYIFLPKLTNILLPGASLKEAADVASLSRILLIQPICLGISNLLGIVTQMYKRFFIYALSPVFYNAMIIFGIIFLSPYYGIKGVVAGVVLGGIAHFLIQIPFVWQKGFVPRFRLKFDRKKLFKIMMLSVPRTITLSAVSIESIFITSFASLMSSGSIAVFNFSLNLQSVPLAIIGVSYASAAFPTLSALFCRGEREKFLEHMNVAARQIIFLSLPVTALFVVLRAQIVRVILGSGHFSWNDTRLTAACLALFTVSLVAQGLEILFIRAYYAAGKTTKPLMVNLISSVLTITLPYVFMKLFTDVPVFAFFIESLFKIEHIPGSIVLMLPLGFSIGTIINAIVFWFMFAKDFSSSAKPLTVTFFHSFAGAVIMGFAAYIGLGISAPWFNDDTLMGVFSQGLTGGVFGIAVGLFILKLLRNPELEELIQSLQVRFSRIKKDKIVVPEPEKVDIS
- a CDS encoding DUF1761 domain-containing protein, with the translated sequence MTLLIVLVCAVIAMVVGGVWYGPLFGKKWMKIAVRDAGDIEERKKMQKASMKLYIIQFVLTLLQVFILAFYVNTFRNFSGVQNAFLIWLAFVMPTVAGASMWNNDSKKIKWSRFLIQAGYQLVMFIIFGLILSIWR
- a CDS encoding ATP cone domain-containing protein, yielding MASKKAAPKKVSKVKAEAKVKTVTDVKKVENKETILNAKHSLVKSIQKRNGSIVSFDIDRIANAIHKAMLSTGEGSEEEAELVANKVYADVVRIAKKYSNFIPTVEGIQDSVEKELILSEYVKTAKSYILYRAEHAKQREKHFEIPEKVKRLAAESKKSFRNPLGEFIYYRTYSRWIEEEGRRETWVETVDRYISFMRENLGSKLKESEYKEVREAIFKHEAMPSMRLLQFAGPAARKNHSCAYNCSFTAPQSFQDFAEIMFLSMSGCGVGFSAESYSAQSLPQIKYQTGKVVEHTVGDSREGWADSFAFGMEQWFMGNDVKFDYSLLRPAGARLKTTGGKSSGPDPLRQIHDFTRSKILARQGQHLSNLDVHDIVCMIGMGVVSGGVRRTALISLSDLDDEKIRDAKKGQFYISEPQRSLANNSAVYTKKPTNTEFLEEWISLVKSGSGERGIFNRGGLPTSMPARRVAMAGEYINKFGTNPCGEIILRPKQFCNLSEIVARHTDTEKDLMRKIRIATILGTYQATFSNFIYLSPEWKKNCEAERLLGVSITGMWDSPTARKPEVLRALRAEAINVNKIYAKRFGINPSAAITTVKPSGNLSQTVDCSSGMHPRHSQYYIRRVRISATDAVFKMLKDQGVPYHAEIGQNMDNATTYVVDFPVQSPKGSIFKDDMSAIEQLEFWKVVKLNYTEHNPSVTVSIGEDEWIAVANWLYANWDIIGGLSFLPRSNHVYQLAPYEEITEKQYKELMKRYDKLDFSKIVAYEKVDNTDVKKELACAGGVCEIEDAAVSAMSAQEQK